The Ornithinimicrobium faecis genome includes a window with the following:
- a CDS encoding ABC transporter substrate-binding protein, translating to MQPTRRTITAAVATTALTLSLAACGGGADEGSNDDNDSSGEAGGEQITLTVATFNEFGYEELLTEYESLHDNITVEHVKADTADNARDALRNSLGADSGAADIEAIEIDWLVEFMQYPDKFADLADPAVEGRWQDWKVDAATTEDGKLIGYGTDNGPQAICYRADLFEEAGLPTDRDEVAALLEGDWQHYFDVGKDFVAASDAAWFDSANATWQGMINQVEVAYQDESGEIIATTNPEVKELYDAVLTAAVDDELSAGLGQWSADWNDGFQQSSFATMLCPGWMLGVVEGAAEGVEGWDVANVFPGGGGNWGGSYLTVPAQGDHVEEAQALATWLTDPEQQIKAFEAKGTFPSQVEALESETLLASTNAFFNDAPTGEIFVDRANAITFQPHKGPDYFSINTALQDALTRVDVDGTDDAATSWDKFVADVEALG from the coding sequence CACTGCAGCGGTCGCCACGACCGCGCTGACCCTCAGCCTCGCTGCCTGCGGTGGCGGAGCTGACGAGGGCAGCAACGACGACAACGACTCCTCGGGCGAGGCGGGCGGCGAGCAGATCACGCTGACCGTCGCGACCTTCAACGAGTTCGGTTACGAGGAGCTGCTCACAGAGTACGAGTCCCTCCACGACAACATCACGGTCGAGCACGTCAAGGCGGACACGGCCGACAACGCCCGCGACGCCCTGCGCAACAGCCTGGGAGCCGACTCCGGCGCGGCCGACATCGAGGCCATCGAGATCGACTGGCTCGTGGAGTTCATGCAATATCCGGACAAGTTTGCGGACCTGGCTGACCCGGCCGTCGAGGGTCGCTGGCAGGACTGGAAGGTCGACGCCGCGACCACCGAGGACGGCAAGCTCATCGGCTATGGCACCGACAATGGCCCCCAGGCCATCTGCTATCGCGCCGACCTGTTCGAGGAGGCCGGCCTGCCGACCGATCGTGACGAGGTGGCAGCCCTCCTCGAGGGCGACTGGCAGCACTACTTCGACGTCGGCAAGGACTTCGTCGCCGCCTCCGACGCTGCCTGGTTCGACTCCGCCAACGCCACCTGGCAGGGCATGATCAACCAGGTCGAGGTCGCCTACCAGGACGAGAGCGGTGAGATCATCGCCACGACCAATCCGGAGGTCAAGGAGCTGTATGACGCGGTGCTCACCGCGGCGGTCGACGATGAGTTGTCCGCCGGGCTGGGTCAGTGGAGCGCGGACTGGAACGATGGTTTCCAGCAGTCGTCCTTTGCCACGATGCTCTGCCCGGGCTGGATGCTGGGCGTCGTCGAGGGCGCCGCTGAGGGTGTCGAGGGCTGGGACGTGGCCAACGTCTTCCCCGGTGGCGGCGGCAACTGGGGCGGGTCCTACCTGACCGTCCCGGCGCAAGGCGACCACGTCGAGGAGGCCCAGGCGCTGGCCACCTGGCTGACCGACCCCGAGCAGCAGATCAAGGCCTTCGAGGCCAAGGGCACCTTCCCGAGCCAGGTCGAGGCCCTGGAGTCCGAGACCCTGCTGGCCTCGACCAACGCGTTCTTCAACGACGCCCCGACCGGCGAGATCTTCGTGGACCGGGCAAACGCGATCACCTTCCAGCCCCACAAGGGGCCGGACTATTTCTCGATCAACACCGCTCTCCAGGACGCGCTGACCCGCGTCGATGTGGACGGCACCGACGACGCCGCGACCTCGTGGGACAAGTTCGTCGCCGACGTGGAGGCGTTGGGCTGA
- a CDS encoding dihydrofolate reductase family protein, with product MITKEEVPMAALLYSATMSLDGFIAGPGGDMGWLNRHLGPPSPALEALPSQTGCLLIGGRTFRGDDPNAGTDSEGAFEGEYAGPSVVLTRTPPAESVPGVEFETDLVRAVERSRELAGERYVNVLGAATAQACLRAGLLDEILLCVTPVLLGGGTRAFEPNDLGEVGLEPLPDTGELWFRMRR from the coding sequence GTGATCACGAAAGAGGAGGTCCCGATGGCTGCGCTGCTGTATAGCGCCACGATGTCGCTCGACGGATTCATTGCCGGACCGGGAGGTGACATGGGGTGGCTCAATCGCCACCTGGGCCCGCCGAGTCCTGCCCTGGAGGCACTGCCCTCGCAGACTGGGTGTCTGCTGATCGGTGGGCGCACCTTCCGTGGCGACGATCCCAACGCGGGCACGGACTCGGAGGGTGCCTTTGAGGGGGAGTATGCCGGGCCAAGCGTCGTGCTGACGCGGACCCCGCCGGCTGAGTCGGTGCCCGGGGTCGAGTTCGAGACGGACCTCGTGCGGGCCGTGGAGCGGTCCCGGGAGCTGGCCGGTGAGCGCTATGTCAACGTGCTCGGAGCGGCGACGGCTCAGGCCTGTCTGCGGGCGGGACTGCTGGACGAGATCCTGCTGTGCGTCACCCCCGTGCTGCTGGGCGGCGGCACTCGGGCCTTTGAGCCCAACGACCTCGGTGAGGTGGGCCTCGAGCCGCTCCCGGACACCGGCGAGCTGTGGTTCCGGATGCGCCGCTGA
- a CDS encoding TM2 domain-containing protein gives MTQPSYGFQNGTNMPNPQGPPVMIVRAHKEVGIAYVLWLFLGTLGVHRFYLGKTGTGIAQLVLSLVGWATAILLVGFVFLAVVWVWVIVDAFLIPSMTRSANGVPV, from the coding sequence ATGACGCAGCCGTCGTACGGTTTCCAGAACGGCACGAACATGCCCAACCCCCAGGGGCCGCCAGTCATGATCGTCCGGGCCCACAAGGAGGTTGGCATCGCCTACGTCCTCTGGCTCTTCCTGGGCACCCTCGGCGTGCACCGCTTCTACCTGGGCAAGACCGGCACGGGTATCGCCCAACTCGTGCTCTCCCTCGTCGGCTGGGCCACCGCCATCCTGCTCGTCGGGTTCGTCTTCCTGGCGGTCGTGTGGGTGTGGGTGATTGTTGATGCCTTCCTGATCCCGTCGATGACCCGTTCCGCGAACGGTGTGCCGGTATGA
- a CDS encoding carbohydrate ABC transporter permease, protein MRHRGAALPDHRRHRRDQLPHHPTDLHPGGEAMNRPGKLVYGLLAAVILGGLFPLWWSFLIASHDSSILSRDPFPLIPGGNFISNAATVIDTVDFWQATLNSIIVSTVVSVSVVFFATLAGYAFAKLRFRGRGPLLVFVIATMAVPTQLGVVPLYQVMAKLGWTGELQAVIVPGLVTAFGVFWMTQYLSSAVPDELIEAARVDGCSMIRTFWHVGLVAARPAASMLGLFTFVATWTNFFWPFIVLRSSNPTLPVALQQLQAAHWVDYSLVLAGALLATIPLLILFVVAGRQLVSGIMQGAVKQ, encoded by the coding sequence ATCCGCCACCGCGGTGCTGCTCTTCCTGATCATCGTCGTCATCGGCGTGATCAATTACCTCATCATCCGACTGATCTCCACCCCGGAGGTGAAGCGATGAACCGCCCCGGCAAGCTGGTCTACGGTCTGCTCGCCGCCGTGATCCTCGGTGGGCTGTTCCCACTGTGGTGGTCCTTCCTGATCGCCAGCCACGACTCCTCGATCCTCTCGCGCGACCCCTTCCCCCTGATCCCCGGCGGCAACTTCATCAGCAACGCCGCCACCGTCATCGACACGGTCGACTTCTGGCAGGCGACACTCAACTCGATCATCGTCTCCACGGTGGTGTCGGTGTCGGTGGTCTTCTTCGCCACCCTCGCCGGCTACGCCTTCGCCAAGCTGCGGTTCCGGGGCAGGGGCCCACTCCTGGTCTTCGTGATCGCCACGATGGCCGTGCCGACCCAGCTCGGGGTCGTGCCGCTCTATCAGGTGATGGCCAAACTCGGCTGGACCGGGGAGCTGCAGGCCGTGATCGTCCCGGGCCTGGTGACCGCGTTCGGCGTGTTCTGGATGACGCAATACCTCTCCTCAGCCGTCCCGGACGAGCTGATCGAGGCAGCCCGGGTCGACGGGTGCAGCATGATCCGCACCTTCTGGCACGTCGGGCTCGTGGCCGCCCGACCGGCGGCCTCCATGCTCGGCCTGTTCACCTTCGTGGCGACCTGGACCAACTTCTTCTGGCCCTTCATCGTCCTGCGGTCCAGCAACCCGACCCTGCCCGTGGCCCTGCAGCAACTGCAGGCCGCCCACTGGGTGGACTACTCGCTCGTCCTGGCCGGTGCCCTGTTGGCCACCATCCCGCTGTTGATCCTGTTCGTCGTCGCCGGCCGCCAACTGGTCTCCGGCATCATGCAAGGAGCCGTGAAGCAATGA
- a CDS encoding GH1 family beta-glucosidase — protein MNAPKVFPDGFLWGSATAAYQVEGAAWEDGRGACIWDTYARTPGMVHEGHNGDVACDHYHRYAEDVALMEKLNLGAYRFSVSMARVMPDGRTINQAGLDFYRRLTDELLARDVVPWLTLYHWDLPQALEEVGGWPSRDTAYRFTEYAGAVHDALGDRIRFWTTLNEPWCSAFLGYAEGRHAPGVTDPVAGVRAAHHLMLAHGMAMHELRSRDADLSLGITLNFADVTPADADDPGDQDAARRIDGLSNRYFLDPLFRGHYSPDIVEDLASVWPQDLVVDGDLELISTPMDVLGVNYYSGNTVRGVPADEAPAAADRARAQGGPTPNVGSEHVEFVPQDVPHTAMGWEVRPQGLTDLLVRLQRDYSGPAGTELYVTENGAAYDDQPDADGFVQDDERLDYVRTHLGAVHDAIEAGAQVKGYFLWSLLDNFEWAYGYDKRFGIVRVDYDTLARVPKASARWFATVAGSNRVE, from the coding sequence ATGAACGCACCCAAGGTCTTCCCCGACGGGTTCCTCTGGGGCTCGGCGACCGCTGCCTATCAGGTGGAGGGCGCCGCCTGGGAGGACGGTCGTGGCGCCTGCATCTGGGACACCTACGCACGCACCCCCGGCATGGTGCACGAGGGCCACAACGGCGACGTCGCCTGCGACCACTATCACCGCTATGCCGAGGACGTCGCCCTCATGGAGAAGCTCAACCTGGGGGCCTACCGGTTCTCGGTCTCGATGGCGCGGGTGATGCCCGACGGGCGCACCATCAACCAGGCTGGCCTGGACTTCTACCGCCGCCTCACCGATGAGTTGCTCGCCCGGGACGTGGTGCCGTGGCTGACCCTCTATCACTGGGACCTTCCCCAGGCCCTGGAGGAGGTGGGGGGCTGGCCGAGCCGGGACACGGCATACCGCTTCACGGAGTATGCCGGCGCCGTCCATGACGCGCTGGGGGACCGGATCCGGTTCTGGACCACCCTCAACGAGCCCTGGTGCAGTGCCTTCCTGGGGTATGCCGAGGGGCGGCACGCCCCGGGCGTCACCGACCCCGTGGCCGGGGTCCGCGCGGCGCACCACCTGATGTTGGCTCACGGGATGGCGATGCACGAGTTACGCTCGCGCGACGCCGACCTGAGCCTGGGGATCACCCTGAACTTCGCGGACGTCACCCCTGCGGACGCGGACGATCCGGGGGACCAGGACGCGGCCCGCCGCATCGACGGCCTGAGCAACCGCTATTTCCTGGACCCGCTGTTCCGAGGGCACTACAGCCCCGACATCGTGGAGGACCTGGCCTCGGTGTGGCCGCAGGACCTGGTCGTCGACGGCGACCTGGAGCTGATCAGCACCCCGATGGACGTGCTGGGCGTGAACTACTACAGCGGCAACACCGTCCGCGGCGTCCCTGCTGATGAGGCCCCCGCGGCGGCTGATCGTGCCCGCGCGCAGGGCGGGCCGACCCCCAACGTGGGCTCGGAGCACGTGGAGTTCGTGCCCCAGGACGTGCCGCACACGGCGATGGGCTGGGAGGTGCGCCCGCAGGGGCTGACCGACCTGTTGGTCCGGTTGCAGCGCGATTACTCCGGGCCGGCTGGCACTGAGCTCTATGTCACCGAGAACGGCGCGGCCTATGACGACCAGCCGGATGCCGACGGGTTCGTCCAGGACGACGAGCGCCTCGACTATGTGCGCACCCACCTGGGGGCCGTGCACGACGCGATCGAGGCGGGCGCTCAGGTCAAGGGCTACTTCCTGTGGTCCCTGCTCGACAACTTCGAGTGGGCCTACGGCTATGACAAGCGCTTCGGGATCGTGCGGGTGGACTACGACACGCTGGCCCGGGTGCCCAAGGCGAGTGCCCGGTGGTTCGCGACGGTGGCAGGATCGAACCGCGTCGAGTGA
- a CDS encoding Ltp family lipoprotein — MTNTPPPPPPSYAGGPQNQPPYGYPQEPQQPEPKKKSWFRRHKIMTGVLAVAGIAIVGSALDGGEVEEPTVAVAEQPAADEAAPDESAPAAVEAEPAAQDVKEETEPTVEAEADPSVEAEFEPAVEAAPAVQEEAATEEAPAEPTTVEEPAAAEPELTTGQENAVGAAENYLSFMAFSKSGLADQLSFEGYTAEEAEFAVNEIEVDWDEQAAKKADSYLDTMAFSHSGLIQQLEFEGFTSEQAAHGADNVTVDWNEQAAKKAESYLDTMDFSRQGLIDQLVFEGFTQEQAAHGATSVGL, encoded by the coding sequence ATGACGAACACTCCCCCGCCCCCGCCGCCCTCTTACGCTGGCGGACCACAGAACCAGCCGCCCTATGGCTACCCGCAGGAACCGCAGCAGCCGGAGCCCAAGAAGAAGTCGTGGTTCCGCCGGCACAAGATCATGACCGGCGTCCTGGCAGTGGCCGGCATCGCGATTGTGGGCAGCGCCCTTGATGGTGGGGAGGTCGAAGAGCCGACCGTCGCGGTCGCCGAGCAGCCTGCCGCCGACGAAGCTGCTCCCGACGAATCCGCGCCGGCTGCGGTGGAGGCGGAGCCCGCCGCGCAGGACGTCAAGGAAGAGACTGAGCCAACCGTTGAAGCCGAGGCCGATCCGTCCGTTGAGGCAGAGTTCGAGCCGGCCGTTGAGGCAGCACCTGCAGTTCAGGAAGAAGCCGCGACGGAAGAAGCTCCCGCCGAGCCAACCACGGTGGAGGAGCCAGCCGCCGCCGAGCCCGAGCTGACGACGGGCCAGGAGAACGCCGTCGGAGCTGCGGAAAACTACCTGAGCTTCATGGCCTTCTCGAAGTCCGGTCTGGCGGATCAGCTCTCGTTCGAGGGGTACACCGCCGAGGAGGCAGAGTTTGCGGTGAACGAGATCGAGGTGGACTGGGACGAGCAGGCGGCCAAGAAGGCTGACAGCTATCTCGACACCATGGCCTTCTCCCACTCCGGGCTCATCCAGCAGTTGGAGTTCGAGGGCTTCACCTCAGAGCAGGCGGCCCACGGCGCGGACAACGTGACTGTGGATTGGAACGAGCAGGCAGCCAAGAAGGCCGAGAGCTACCTCGACACGATGGATTTCTCGCGCCAGGGCCTCATCGACCAGCTCGTCTTCGAAGGATTCACCCAGGAGCAGGCCGCCCACGGTGCAACCTCTGTGGGTCTCTGA
- a CDS encoding carbohydrate ABC transporter permease, protein MSTTSTLRPRAETAEPPPKRIGFGGRLSRWDLKLSPYLYISPFFILFFVTGLFPLVYTGWVAVHDWDLIMGQGEFVGAKNFTDVLGGRDFWKALGNTFSIFVLSSVPQVIAAITIAALLDANLRAKTFWRMGVLLPYVVAPVAVSLIFSNLFADKYGLINSLIGLVGIDPIAWHGERLPSHIAIATMVNFRWTGYNALIFLAAMQAIPRDLYEQASIDGAGKIRQFFSVTVPMLRPTIIFIVITSTIGGLQIFDEARLYDQFGRGGADGQWQTLTILLYEQGWTQSNFGRASATAVLLFLIIVVIGVINYLIIRLISTPEVKR, encoded by the coding sequence GTGAGCACCACATCAACCCTCCGTCCCCGGGCGGAGACCGCTGAGCCGCCCCCGAAGCGCATCGGCTTCGGGGGCCGGCTCAGCCGGTGGGACCTCAAGCTGAGCCCCTACCTCTACATCTCCCCGTTCTTCATCCTCTTCTTCGTCACCGGGCTCTTCCCGCTGGTCTACACCGGCTGGGTCGCGGTGCACGACTGGGACCTGATCATGGGCCAGGGCGAGTTTGTCGGGGCCAAGAACTTCACCGACGTCCTGGGCGGACGCGACTTCTGGAAGGCGCTGGGCAACACCTTCAGCATCTTTGTGCTGTCCTCCGTGCCCCAGGTCATCGCCGCCATCACCATCGCCGCGCTGCTCGACGCAAACCTGCGGGCCAAGACCTTCTGGCGGATGGGCGTGCTGCTGCCCTACGTCGTGGCACCCGTGGCCGTCTCCCTGATCTTCTCCAACCTGTTCGCCGACAAATACGGACTGATCAACAGCCTGATCGGCCTCGTCGGGATCGACCCGATCGCCTGGCACGGGGAGCGACTGCCCAGCCACATCGCGATCGCCACGATGGTCAACTTCCGGTGGACCGGCTACAACGCGCTGATCTTCCTCGCCGCGATGCAGGCCATCCCACGCGACCTCTACGAGCAGGCGTCGATCGACGGCGCGGGCAAGATCCGGCAGTTCTTCTCCGTCACCGTGCCGATGCTGCGCCCGACGATCATCTTCATCGTCATCACCAGCACCATCGGTGGACTGCAGATCTTCGACGAGGCCCGGCTCTACGACCAGTTCGGCCGCGGCGGGGCCGACGGGCAGTGGCAGACCCTGACGATCCTGCTCTATGAGCAGGGCTGGACCCAGTCCAACTTTGGTCGAGCATCCGCCACCGCGGTGCTGCTCTTCCTGATCATCGTCGTCATCGGCGTGATCAATTACCTCATCATCCGACTGATCTCCACCCCGGAGGTGAAGCGATGA
- a CDS encoding LacI family DNA-binding transcriptional regulator, producing the protein MPAHPAPTLEDVAARAGVSRATASRVVNGDPRVREAARVAVNAAVTELSYRPNRAARRLVTRAADSIAVVVPESDERVFSDPFFSGTLRGVTRALGSLPMQVVLVMGNPDDGDHRMERYLRGGHTDGAIVVSHHQNDNLWRVLAETQLPSVFLGRPYAAEARAPYVDVDNAAGAALAARHLIERGCRRVGTVTGPLDMSAGQDRLRGWQETLEAAGLETDLVEHGDFTAAGGAEATQRLLERCPDLDGLFAASDQMAVAAIGELGVAGRRVPDDVAVVGYDDSAAATMSRPALTTVVNPISEMASRAVDLLLRVMDGEVVEPAILPTGLVVRESA; encoded by the coding sequence ATGCCCGCCCATCCTGCCCCGACGCTGGAGGATGTTGCCGCGCGCGCTGGGGTCTCCCGGGCGACGGCGTCCCGCGTGGTCAACGGTGACCCGAGGGTGCGTGAGGCTGCGCGGGTGGCGGTCAACGCTGCGGTCACCGAGCTCAGCTATCGACCGAACCGGGCGGCCCGCCGGTTGGTGACCCGGGCCGCGGACTCCATCGCGGTCGTGGTGCCAGAGTCCGACGAGCGGGTCTTCTCCGACCCGTTCTTCTCCGGCACGCTGCGGGGAGTGACCCGGGCGCTCGGCAGCCTGCCGATGCAGGTGGTCCTGGTGATGGGCAATCCAGACGACGGCGACCACCGCATGGAGCGCTATCTGCGCGGTGGGCACACCGACGGCGCGATCGTGGTCAGCCACCACCAGAACGACAACCTCTGGCGGGTGCTGGCCGAGACCCAACTGCCCTCGGTCTTCCTGGGGCGGCCGTATGCCGCGGAGGCCCGAGCCCCGTATGTCGACGTGGACAACGCTGCAGGGGCCGCTCTGGCAGCCCGCCACCTGATCGAGCGCGGCTGCCGCAGGGTCGGCACGGTCACCGGCCCGCTCGACATGAGTGCCGGTCAGGACCGGCTCCGTGGTTGGCAGGAGACCCTGGAGGCAGCCGGGCTGGAGACCGACCTGGTGGAGCACGGTGACTTCACGGCGGCGGGCGGGGCCGAGGCCACGCAGCGGCTCCTGGAGCGCTGCCCGGACCTGGACGGTCTGTTCGCCGCGTCCGACCAGATGGCAGTGGCTGCGATCGGTGAGCTCGGCGTGGCCGGGCGCCGGGTCCCCGACGACGTCGCTGTCGTCGGCTATGACGACTCCGCGGCGGCGACGATGAGCCGTCCGGCGCTGACCACGGTGGTCAACCCGATCTCCGAGATGGCCTCTCGGGCAGTCGATCTGCTGCTGCGGGTGATGGACGGTGAGGTGGTCGAGCCAGCCATCCTCCCCACTGGACTGGTCGTGCGAGAGTCGGCCTGA
- a CDS encoding sensor histidine kinase yields the protein MSTMSPGAEPISRPLPVPDGGWARLRPLRRVTRFGAMVLLCLSGSVLALGTALTKWTEDSSTGELNAIQNILILAAMVGSVVAVVALRRRHTSPYAVTLVTASLPLVLPLDATAALFALAALLRSHSGRRVWACVAAVGLATTVALLRDASGATTDSSMLKSMTSSHSPGQAVPVDLSLGVPLIVATVLLVASVAAGLLMRNRAALVATQGRAAAAQRSSNVLSDRLGRQAERDLIAREVHDVIGHRLSLLSLHAGGLQVAAGEDQRLSHSAALIRESAQQAMDDLQSLLRVLREPEATAFNRTAMPSLSDLPVVIDETVDGGMPVISTIYLSEANDADPALARAVYRIVQELLTNARRHAPGAPVRLLVQGGPTEGIRIETANRLTTAHPGPEGNGLTGISERVALWNGTMRHGLDGEETFRVAVHLPWAAAQGADRMEMQL from the coding sequence ATGTCCACGATGTCGCCCGGCGCCGAGCCGATCTCGCGCCCCCTCCCAGTCCCCGATGGCGGGTGGGCACGACTGCGTCCCCTGCGTCGGGTGACCCGGTTCGGCGCCATGGTCCTGCTCTGCCTGAGCGGCTCTGTGCTCGCCCTCGGCACGGCCCTCACCAAATGGACCGAGGACTCATCGACAGGAGAGTTGAACGCCATACAGAACATCTTGATCCTGGCGGCCATGGTGGGATCCGTCGTCGCCGTGGTGGCACTGCGGCGCCGCCACACCTCGCCGTATGCCGTCACTCTGGTGACCGCCTCCCTGCCCCTCGTCCTTCCTCTGGATGCGACAGCTGCCCTGTTTGCCCTGGCTGCTCTGCTGCGCTCGCACTCGGGTCGCCGGGTGTGGGCCTGTGTCGCGGCGGTCGGACTGGCCACCACCGTGGCGCTGCTGCGCGATGCGTCGGGAGCGACCACCGACTCCTCGATGCTCAAGTCGATGACCTCGAGCCACTCACCTGGGCAGGCCGTGCCGGTCGACCTTTCCCTCGGCGTGCCGCTGATCGTGGCGACCGTGCTGCTCGTCGCCTCAGTCGCCGCCGGTCTGCTGATGCGCAACAGGGCGGCGCTGGTGGCCACCCAGGGGCGGGCCGCAGCGGCCCAGCGCAGCAGCAACGTGCTCAGCGACCGCCTCGGGCGTCAGGCCGAGCGCGACCTGATCGCCCGCGAGGTGCACGACGTCATCGGTCACCGCCTCTCCCTGCTGTCGCTGCACGCCGGTGGGCTGCAGGTCGCTGCGGGCGAGGACCAGCGACTGTCGCACAGCGCCGCGCTGATCCGCGAGAGCGCCCAGCAGGCGATGGATGACCTGCAGTCACTGCTGCGGGTGCTGCGCGAGCCCGAAGCGACAGCCTTTAACCGGACGGCGATGCCGTCGCTGAGTGACCTGCCGGTCGTGATCGACGAGACGGTGGACGGCGGCATGCCGGTCATCTCCACGATCTATCTCTCGGAGGCCAACGATGCTGACCCGGCGTTGGCCCGCGCGGTCTATCGCATCGTCCAGGAGTTGCTGACCAACGCCCGACGGCACGCCCCCGGTGCGCCGGTGCGACTGCTCGTGCAGGGCGGCCCGACCGAGGGCATCCGGATCGAGACGGCCAACCGGTTGACCACAGCGCATCCCGGCCCGGAGGGCAACGGACTGACCGGCATCTCCGAGCGGGTCGCCCTCTGGAATGGCACCATGCGGCACGGTCTGGATGGCGAGGAAACCTTCCGGGTGGCCGTTCACCTGCCCTGGGCCGCTGCTCAGGGCGCTGACCGAATGGAGATGCAACTGTGA